One genomic window of Sporosarcina ureae includes the following:
- a CDS encoding dipeptidase, giving the protein MTSSQALDHYFTNNRDRHLEELTSFLAIPSISALSEHQSDMQKAAEWLANEFETVGLENVSIEKTAGQSVVYADWLHAEGQPTILIYGHYDVQPVDPLHLWETPPFEATIRDNKLYARGASDDKGQVFMHSKAIEALMNVEGTLPVNVKLIIEGEEEIGSPSLEEYIQNNQDKLAADFIVISDTGMYGPGQPAICYGLRGLAGVQIDVKGPKGDLHSGLYGGGVQNPIHALVEILASFRDAEGTIAIDGFYDQVRDLTEEERAGWAALDFDKEAVKKEVGVKELTGEPGYTYTERTWARPTLEINGVFGGFSGEGIKTVLPSEAGAKITCRLVPDQEPDEIIEKLRAHIAKHEPVGCEVTVTEFDKGKPYLTPYDHEVIQAAGRAYEQVYGVPTVYTRGGGSIPIVAAFDEILKLPVVLMGFGLDTENFHAPNEHFHLENFDKGLRVISSYYGEIEKLGL; this is encoded by the coding sequence ATGACTTCATCACAAGCATTGGACCACTATTTCACAAACAACCGTGACCGCCACTTGGAAGAGTTAACGAGCTTCTTGGCAATTCCAAGTATCAGTGCACTTTCCGAACATCAATCCGATATGCAAAAAGCGGCGGAATGGCTGGCGAATGAATTCGAAACTGTCGGATTAGAAAACGTGTCGATTGAAAAAACGGCTGGACAATCCGTTGTCTATGCAGACTGGTTACATGCTGAAGGTCAGCCAACCATCCTGATCTATGGCCACTACGATGTGCAACCTGTTGATCCGCTTCACTTATGGGAAACACCTCCGTTTGAAGCAACAATCCGTGATAATAAATTATATGCACGCGGAGCAAGCGATGATAAAGGGCAAGTGTTTATGCACAGTAAAGCGATCGAAGCGCTGATGAATGTTGAAGGCACTCTCCCTGTTAACGTCAAGCTGATTATTGAAGGGGAAGAAGAGATCGGTAGCCCGAGCCTCGAAGAATATATCCAAAATAATCAAGATAAGCTGGCGGCAGATTTCATCGTCATTTCAGATACCGGCATGTACGGACCTGGCCAGCCCGCCATTTGCTACGGGCTGCGCGGATTAGCCGGCGTACAAATCGATGTGAAAGGTCCTAAAGGAGACTTACACTCCGGACTATACGGTGGCGGTGTTCAAAATCCAATCCACGCACTCGTCGAAATTCTAGCTTCATTCCGTGACGCCGAAGGAACTATCGCCATCGACGGATTCTACGATCAAGTTCGCGATCTGACGGAAGAAGAACGCGCAGGTTGGGCAGCTCTCGACTTCGATAAAGAAGCAGTGAAAAAAGAAGTCGGTGTCAAAGAATTAACTGGGGAGCCCGGCTACACGTACACAGAACGCACATGGGCCCGTCCTACACTCGAGATCAACGGTGTATTTGGTGGATTTTCAGGAGAAGGCATCAAAACCGTCCTCCCTTCCGAAGCAGGTGCAAAAATCACATGCCGTCTAGTTCCTGATCAAGAGCCAGATGAAATCATAGAAAAACTACGTGCACACATTGCGAAACACGAACCAGTCGGATGTGAAGTAACGGTCACTGAATTTGATAAAGGCAAGCCTTACCTAACACCATACGACCACGAAGTGATTCAAGCGGCTGGCAGAGCATACGAGCAAGTATACGGTGTACCTACCGTCTATACCCGCGGTGGCGGCTCCATACCCATCGTTGCAGCATTTGATGAAATTCTTAAGTTACCCGTTGTCTTAATGGGCTTCGGACTGGATACCGAAAACTTCCATGCACCGAATGAACATTTCCATTTAGAGAATTTCGATAAAGGATTGCGTGTCATCAGTAGTTATTATGGAGAAATTGAAAAACTCGGGTTGTGA
- a CDS encoding transporter substrate-binding domain-containing protein — MKKMFTALLLILILVVAGCSSNDGGSGSTEKSTLKNIKDNKKLVIGIAPGYFPFEMKSIDGGFVGYDIDLANAVGEALNTEVEFKQFVFDGLGPALQIGEVDMVIAGMTIRGDRALSISMSNPYYKTGQAIMVPAANKGIKSWEELDVKGNKIAVGIGTTGALLAKSQFKNAEVVDFEDFPLAATTMGSGQADAVVYDEPAIAVWRLEHEGEVHQLEGLLSAENLGIAVKKNDFETIQWLNSFLHSYVDSPEELASRSRWFEESDWLDKVSGE; from the coding sequence ATGAAGAAGATGTTTACAGCACTATTACTAATCCTAATATTGGTCGTCGCGGGTTGTAGTAGTAACGATGGAGGATCAGGGTCAACAGAGAAGTCCACGTTAAAGAATATTAAAGACAACAAAAAATTGGTGATCGGAATTGCGCCAGGTTATTTCCCTTTTGAAATGAAAAGCATCGATGGCGGTTTTGTCGGTTACGATATCGATCTAGCAAACGCAGTAGGTGAAGCGCTCAATACGGAAGTAGAATTTAAGCAATTCGTATTTGACGGCTTAGGACCAGCTTTGCAAATAGGTGAAGTCGATATGGTTATCGCAGGTATGACGATTCGTGGGGATCGTGCACTATCCATTAGCATGTCCAATCCTTACTATAAAACAGGCCAGGCGATCATGGTGCCAGCTGCCAATAAAGGTATCAAATCATGGGAAGAGCTTGACGTCAAAGGGAATAAAATTGCTGTAGGTATCGGGACTACGGGTGCATTGCTTGCGAAGTCTCAGTTCAAAAATGCGGAAGTAGTAGATTTCGAAGATTTCCCGTTGGCAGCTACGACAATGGGTTCAGGACAAGCTGATGCAGTCGTTTACGATGAACCTGCTATTGCGGTATGGCGCTTAGAGCACGAAGGGGAAGTTCATCAGCTCGAAGGTTTGCTGTCTGCTGAAAACTTAGGGATTGCAGTGAAGAAAAATGATTTTGAAACGATTCAATGGTTGAATTCATTCTTGCATAGCTATGTGGATAGCCCGGAAGAATTGGCATCCAGAAGTCGCTGGTTTGAGGAAAGCGACTGGCTAGATAAGGTTTCGGGAGAATAA
- a CDS encoding YusW family protein, translating to MSVMRMLSIAGVSSILLLGGCASKDEAPNNDDAVSIENEGEGSTINTGDGYGFTDFDLTIKKDNKKIETDYEDVKPGDAEYVNEFQEVNLEGNEAIDDMHKMFMEILIDSGTTKEEAIDRILQWYGLDTYDEFELDVQFTDDKSLHIDEKK from the coding sequence ATGTCAGTAATGCGAATGTTATCCATTGCAGGAGTTTCATCTATTTTACTTCTCGGAGGCTGCGCGTCAAAAGACGAAGCACCAAACAATGACGATGCGGTCAGCATTGAAAATGAGGGTGAAGGTAGTACCATAAACACGGGTGACGGTTACGGCTTCACAGATTTCGATTTAACGATCAAGAAAGACAATAAGAAAATCGAGACGGATTATGAAGATGTAAAGCCTGGTGATGCAGAGTATGTCAATGAGTTCCAAGAAGTCAATCTAGAAGGCAATGAAGCGATTGACGATATGCATAAAATGTTTATGGAAATTTTGATTGATAGCGGGACTACTAAAGAAGAAGCGATTGATCGCATTTTGCAGTGGTACGGTCTCGATACGTATGATGAATTCGAGTTGGATGTACAGTTTACAGACGACAAGTCTCTTCATATTGATGAGAAGAAGTAA
- a CDS encoding DUF2804 domain-containing protein, with product MKKKRWNNWCIYGEDILLTTSIVHLDHKVICLIYILNYETQRFYEKHVTLPFGRRIKMPEEALDSIKFVHDDITIQFVHMQGETHLSIVIPDFDNEVLHADLHIIHPENDESLNVVIPKSRDSFHFTSKHSIMPTGGYVRFGDRRFDFNPYYSFAVCDFGRGVWNTRTNWDWAMASQRTSGKRIGLNFGGSWTDGTGLTENAVFVEGTMYKFHEDVLFDSDKEDPKSAWKIHTKFSDDIQLTFKPFFQCPTLDDYIVRKMSVNQYVGYFHGKIRLPSGQVLPIRQMLGSIMERKYN from the coding sequence ATGAAGAAGAAACGCTGGAACAATTGGTGCATCTACGGGGAAGACATTTTATTAACTACCTCGATTGTACATCTGGATCATAAAGTAATTTGTCTAATTTACATACTCAACTATGAAACCCAGCGTTTCTATGAAAAACATGTAACTCTCCCTTTTGGAAGACGTATTAAAATGCCAGAGGAAGCCCTCGATAGTATCAAGTTCGTACACGACGATATTACGATTCAATTCGTTCATATGCAAGGCGAAACGCATCTATCCATTGTCATTCCTGATTTTGATAATGAAGTATTGCATGCAGATTTGCATATTATTCATCCCGAGAATGATGAATCATTGAATGTAGTCATTCCGAAAAGTCGGGACTCATTTCACTTCACTTCCAAACATTCGATTATGCCGACCGGTGGATATGTGCGTTTTGGTGATCGACGTTTTGATTTCAATCCATATTACAGTTTTGCCGTTTGTGATTTTGGCCGCGGCGTGTGGAATACCCGAACGAATTGGGACTGGGCGATGGCTTCCCAGCGGACAAGTGGTAAACGGATTGGCTTGAATTTCGGTGGTAGTTGGACGGACGGTACGGGACTGACGGAAAATGCCGTCTTCGTTGAAGGCACTATGTATAAATTTCATGAGGATGTACTATTCGATAGCGATAAGGAAGACCCGAAAAGCGCATGGAAAATCCACACAAAATTTTCGGATGATATCCAGTTGACGTTTAAACCATTTTTCCAATGTCCAACACTTGATGATTATATCGTACGCAAGATGTCGGTTAATCAATATGTCGGCTATTTTCATGGAAAGATTCGACTACCAAGCGGACAAGTCTTACCGATTCGACAGATGCTCGGTTCAATTATGGAGCGAAAGTATAATTAA
- a CDS encoding nitroreductase family protein yields the protein MNEQALSVREAIVTRRSIKNFNGQPIEPEIIPEIIEDAVWAPNHGNRNPWRLIVAIGEQYEQLLDVLKEFGVANWKQLSDEDLEKQMKKFSTASAAVFVIVPEDVRQKERLEDYAAASVLIQNIQLLAWDKGIGTCWKTPPFIDNPKFRERLGVEAGERIISMLQFGYFDTSPKAPPRKSVEEILTYFGNYEDEEEES from the coding sequence GTGAATGAACAAGCATTATCGGTAAGAGAGGCCATCGTCACACGGCGCTCTATTAAGAATTTTAACGGACAACCGATCGAACCAGAGATCATTCCAGAAATTATAGAAGATGCCGTTTGGGCTCCAAACCACGGAAACCGTAATCCTTGGCGATTAATCGTAGCGATAGGTGAACAGTATGAACAGCTTTTGGACGTCTTGAAGGAGTTCGGTGTAGCAAATTGGAAGCAGCTTTCTGACGAGGATCTCGAAAAACAAATGAAGAAGTTCTCGACTGCCAGTGCAGCTGTATTCGTCATCGTACCTGAAGATGTACGCCAAAAAGAGCGGCTAGAGGATTACGCAGCAGCCAGCGTACTAATTCAAAATATCCAATTGCTTGCTTGGGATAAAGGAATAGGTACTTGTTGGAAAACACCACCTTTCATCGACAACCCGAAATTTCGCGAACGTTTAGGTGTAGAGGCAGGCGAGCGCATCATCAGCATGTTGCAGTTCGGCTATTTCGACACGTCGCCGAAAGCTCCACCGCGTAAGTCGGTAGAGGAAATCCTAACGTACTTTGGTAATTATGAGGACGAAGAAGAGGAATCTTGA
- a CDS encoding amino acid ABC transporter ATP-binding protein — protein sequence MISIKNVNKTFGMNQVLTDVTLEVPKSNVVAIIGPSGAGKSTLIRTINALEPIDDGEIVVDGVSIHDRKVNINKARSEIGFVFQSFNLYPFLTALQNVTLAPINVKGLSKSAAETRGKELLTSLGLGDKFDAYPNRLSGGQQQRVAIARALAMDPQVMLFDEPTSALDPEMVTEVLDAIRKLAESGMTMVVVTHEMGFAKEICDEIIFMADGKVVEQASPAKFFTNPDSERAQNFLSKVLHH from the coding sequence ATGATTTCTATAAAAAACGTAAATAAAACATTCGGTATGAACCAAGTGCTGACAGATGTCACGCTTGAAGTACCTAAATCAAACGTTGTGGCCATCATAGGCCCAAGTGGAGCAGGAAAGTCTACATTAATTCGCACGATCAATGCGCTCGAGCCAATTGATGACGGAGAAATTGTAGTAGACGGCGTTTCCATCCACGATAGAAAAGTGAATATTAATAAAGCGCGTTCTGAAATCGGCTTCGTTTTCCAAAGCTTTAATCTCTATCCTTTCCTCACGGCGTTGCAAAATGTCACACTTGCGCCTATCAATGTAAAAGGACTAAGCAAAAGTGCAGCGGAAACGCGAGGGAAGGAGTTACTGACTTCGCTCGGTCTCGGCGATAAATTCGACGCGTATCCGAACCGACTATCAGGTGGTCAACAACAACGTGTCGCGATAGCACGTGCACTCGCAATGGATCCGCAAGTGATGCTTTTCGATGAGCCGACTTCGGCACTCGATCCTGAGATGGTCACCGAAGTTCTCGATGCGATCCGTAAACTTGCTGAAAGTGGTATGACGATGGTCGTCGTGACCCATGAAATGGGCTTCGCCAAAGAAATTTGCGATGAGATCATCTTCATGGCAGACGGTAAAGTCGTGGAACAGGCATCACCTGCCAAGTTCTTCACGAATCCTGATTCTGAACGTGCCCAAAACTTTTTATCGAAAGTGTTACATCATTAA
- a CDS encoding amino acid ABC transporter permease yields the protein MGGYEYDFSVISQNMDIFIAGALKTLEISAIALLLAIPLGIMIGMGRISRNSFIRILSSAYVEVMRGVPLLVLLIWIFFVLGQFLKLGSYWASIIGLAVFTAAFIAEIVRSGIQGVPRGQMEAARSSGMTYWQAMRLIVLPQAFRRVLPPLASQFIMLIKDSSLISVIGATELTLNAKNLVATSMRSIEVWTFIGFVYFAMTFTLSMIIRAIEQKLLARENS from the coding sequence ATGGGCGGTTATGAATATGACTTCAGTGTAATATCGCAAAATATGGATATCTTTATTGCAGGGGCGTTGAAAACACTTGAAATTTCAGCGATCGCATTATTACTGGCTATTCCCCTAGGTATTATGATTGGAATGGGTAGGATTTCCCGCAATAGTTTCATCCGTATTCTTTCCTCAGCTTATGTAGAAGTCATGCGCGGCGTGCCGTTGCTAGTATTGTTGATTTGGATTTTCTTTGTACTCGGCCAATTTTTAAAACTCGGTTCTTATTGGGCATCGATTATCGGTCTAGCTGTCTTTACCGCAGCATTCATAGCAGAAATCGTTCGTTCAGGAATACAAGGAGTGCCAAGAGGGCAGATGGAAGCGGCTCGTTCGTCAGGCATGACGTACTGGCAGGCAATGCGCTTGATCGTCTTACCGCAAGCATTCCGACGAGTTCTACCGCCACTAGCTTCACAATTCATCATGCTAATTAAAGACTCTTCTTTGATCTCGGTCATCGGTGCAACGGAATTAACGTTGAACGCAAAGAATCTCGTTGCCACTAGTATGCGTTCCATTGAAGTATGGACATTCATCGGTTTCGTTTACTTTGCGATGACGTTCACGTTATCCATGATCATTCGGGCGATCGAACAAAAATTATTAGCTAGAGAAAATTCATGA
- a CDS encoding amidase domain-containing protein: MYDRQAAVDYADKWWNSRNPAFPSFEDDCTNFISQCLLAGGAPMHGQPNREKGWWMQKGTWSFSYTVAHSMRWYLATSTKGLTATQVKTPQELQLGDVISYDFHGDGRFDHTTIVTAKNGDMPLVNAHTYDAYHRTWDYKDSYAYSPNAKYIFFKINDHFS, encoded by the coding sequence TTGTACGATCGACAAGCAGCAGTAGACTATGCGGATAAGTGGTGGAATAGCAGAAACCCTGCCTTTCCAAGTTTTGAAGATGACTGTACGAATTTCATTTCACAATGTCTGTTGGCGGGTGGAGCACCTATGCATGGACAACCAAATCGCGAAAAGGGTTGGTGGATGCAAAAAGGTACGTGGAGCTTCAGTTATACCGTTGCTCACTCCATGCGATGGTACTTAGCGACATCTACAAAAGGACTGACTGCAACTCAAGTAAAAACGCCTCAAGAATTACAGCTGGGAGATGTCATTTCATATGATTTCCATGGGGATGGCCGTTTCGATCATACGACAATCGTGACTGCCAAGAATGGGGATATGCCGCTCGTCAATGCGCATACGTATGATGCGTATCATCGTACATGGGATTATAAAGACTCTTATGCTTACTCACCGAATGCGAAGTATATCTTCTTCAAAATTAATGATCATTTCTCATAA